The DNA segment ACTCTTCCAGCGGCAGCGGCGAGGCGGCATTTTTCTGCGCCATGGCCTCGAATTGGATTGAGCCAGCGACACCCGCGACGAGGCCAAGGCCGATCAGGCCGAAATTCTTCAGTTTACTGCCCATATTTCACCTAATAGAAATCCACTCGAGGGGGTCAAAAGCGCGTCCCTGATGCCGCATTTCGAAGTATAAACCCGAACGTTCATTGCCGCCGCTGTTGCCGGCGCTGGCGATGGTTTCGCCCATGCCGACGGCGTCGCCGCTACGCTTCAATATTGCCTGATTGTAGCCATAAATGGTGAGGTATTGGTTCCCGTGATCGACAATGATCAAATTGCCAAATCCGCGCAGCCAATCCGAAAAGACGACCCGGCCTGCCGCCACTGCCTTGACTTCGGCCCCTTCAGGGGTGCCGATAAACAAGCCTTTCCAGGCGGGACCGTCATTGCGCTTGCTGCCATATTTGGCCAGCAATTCGCCGCGTACCGGCAGGCGTAACTGGCCGCGCAGGGCTGCAAATGCCGAGCCAGTGCCGCCCCCTTTGACAGAGGCTTGCGGCGTGAGTTCATTGCGGCCATAGGATTTTGTCGGCGGCTCGTCATCGTCGATGGCGTCCGGATTTGGCGTTTTATCGTGCGGCTTGCCCGGGCCCGTCGTGTTTTTCGCCTGCTGGGCGGCACGGCGCGCTTCGCGCTGGGCCAGGCGGCGGCGCTCGGCTTCTTCCTCGCGCTTCTTGCGGGCCTCGGCTTCGGCCTTTTGCTGTTCTTCGATTAACTGTGACAGGCGGGTGACCAGGCTGCCCAGGCGCTGTTCGTTGCGCTGGATACTGTCGACTTGCTTGCGCTGGGCTGTCAGCTTGCTGGACAGTTGCGCCAGCAGCGTCGCCCGCTTGGCCTTTTCCTTTTCCAGCACCTGTTTTTGTTCGCGCGCTTCCTGGGCGATTTCATCCAGTTCATCCTGGGCGTTTTGCGCCTGGGCCTGGTTGGCTTCGATTTCCTGCAGGTTGACTTGCAGTGTTTCCAGCAGTTTGGCCTGGGCTTGCGAAACGTAGCCGAGATAGCGCAGTTCGCGGTTGATGCGGTTGGGGTTGTCGCCGGAAAGCAGCAGCTTCCAGTGTTCTTCGCTGCCGGAAATATATTGTTGGCGTGCCAACTGGGCAAGCTTGCTTTGCTGCACATGCACGACGTTGTTCAGGCGATCGCGCTCCTTCGTCAATTCATCCAGTTTTTTGCGGGTTTGCTGCTGTTCCGAGGCGAGTTCATGCAGTGCGCGGTTGGCTTCCGAGATGGCTTTTTCGGATTGCGCCAGGCCGTCGGCGGCATTTTCCCGCGCCCCCTCGGTTTTCTGGATATCGCGTTTGAGTGCATCCAGTTCCTTTTTCAGGCCGGCGCGCTCGTTTTCGGCGACCTGTTTCTGCTTGGTGCGCTCGGTGATCCGCACCCCTTGCGCCGGCGCCGCGCCGGCATGCAATGCCAGGCCGAGCGCCAGGCCCATTGCGGCGGCCCGGCGCCAGCGCGCAGGCCTACCCGCCGCCCTCGGGTGGCGGCTAGCGCAGGATTGCAGGAGATGGCGCAACAATTTGCTTACTTGGCCTTGCCCTGGCTGGCGACTGCCTTTTGCGCGGCTTCGATGGCAGCGGCGTCGCCGAGGTAGTAATGGCGGATCGGCTGCAAGTCGGCATCCAGTTCGTACACCAGCGGCTGGCCGTTGGGGATGT comes from the Janthinobacterium sp. 17J80-10 genome and includes:
- a CDS encoding peptidoglycan DD-metalloendopeptidase family protein, with amino-acid sequence MGLALGLALHAGAAPAQGVRITERTKQKQVAENERAGLKKELDALKRDIQKTEGARENAADGLAQSEKAISEANRALHELASEQQQTRKKLDELTKERDRLNNVVHVQQSKLAQLARQQYISGSEEHWKLLLSGDNPNRINRELRYLGYVSQAQAKLLETLQVNLQEIEANQAQAQNAQDELDEIAQEAREQKQVLEKEKAKRATLLAQLSSKLTAQRKQVDSIQRNEQRLGSLVTRLSQLIEEQQKAEAEARKKREEEAERRRLAQREARRAAQQAKNTTGPGKPHDKTPNPDAIDDDEPPTKSYGRNELTPQASVKGGGTGSAFAALRGQLRLPVRGELLAKYGSKRNDGPAWKGLFIGTPEGAEVKAVAAGRVVFSDWLRGFGNLIIVDHGNQYLTIYGYNQAILKRSGDAVGMGETIASAGNSGGNERSGLYFEMRHQGRAFDPLEWISIR